The genomic DNA GCCTGAACTTTCATGAATTAGAAGTTACTTAATAGTTAACAGCTTGCCCGGGTGTGGCGCTTTATTAGCTATGACTTTAAGGAAAGCGGGACTATAGGTTAGAACGTCGTACATTTCGTAAATTTTAATCGGGCAAGCAAAACATGGTTTGGGGTAAAGCGCTATGATACAAAAATGGCGTAATCACATTGTAAACAGGCTTAGTGCAAAAATAACCCAAAGGCGACACACTCATATCATTTAGATACATAATTATAATAGGAAATtgttaattgatattcatgtttcCACGTTTACTGATCTTGCAAAAATACTTAAATCTCAAAGAAATACATAGCAGACGAATTCCTAGACGTCTAGACGGTCATGTGACTTTGTTTACATGGCGATCGATTTCGATCAGCTGAGAATCAATAAAATTCTATTTGACTTCTTatctaaaacatgtaaatatacatattacaaaaataaagcagCAGTTAAACGTGGAAATGGTACAGCTTTtacttttatatgattttaagccctgtgaaatttatgaaaagaaacaacaaacatgACTAACTTTGAACTTCtgaacaagttaacaaaaaaatgaaatatttcccTTGAAACTATTTCCTGGCTTGCAACAAGATCACTAAATATCTTAACAAAACAAAGGGGCCTTAGCCAAACATTATCAACAAGAACTTGTAAATtggcaaaacatgaaaaataaatggaaatgTTGATTTCCAAAGATTAAGAAAATGTCAGGGGGGGTACACCCTGCACATTACATAACTTAAAGCCCCTTTTCAAAAAAAGATTGTCAAAATAACATTACTGTAATACTGAGTATACTCATACTCGTAGCCTCAACGAACTTGTTTCAGGCGGTCAACCGTCCTGTCCTTATCCAGGCAATTGCCCTGTCATTAGTGCAACCCAACTATGCGTTTTGTGGTAATTAGCAtatttataagtttcataacatttagttgGGGAAAACTTAATAgaaaacggaaacgaaaaattcagcaatttttccatttgtaaaggggaaTAACTTAAGAATGTTAAAAGTGACACCATCAACTTTTAAGCTTGATCTGTGTGTATATATACGTAGtgataataagcattgtgtataagtttcataacatttggaaACGGAGACGAAaaattaaggtttttttttcatttcgtaaggggcataactctagcaCGGGAAAAGTGACACTACTTAaactcaaacttgatctgtgtttagTGGTATTAAGCATTATTTATAACGTTCATTGCATTTGATTGAGGCAatctaaagttagagaacggaaaccaattttgggacgtacagacggacaagggtaaaacttaatgctcCCTCCGCTacggtggggcataaaaatctaGCTAGAGTTGTACTCGCGAGAGTGCTTACAAGGCCAGACGGATGGACGCACACCTGGCATTTCTTTGTCCCATACATGGTGTTACACTGTTGACAAGCAAAAACACCACTAAAACTTTTTTGCAAGCTACAAATATTCAAATCCATTATAAAGCTACAAAAAcatatgttgtaatgttatttttcattgagCGTTCTGATGTTTTCATCATCATCCTTGGGTCTCTGGGGGATAAATATCTTAATGTCAATTATACAACATATCTTGATTCTGATTatacaataattattaaaaagtgcattatttgttaaaaaaaaaaggataagtGTTCATCGGAACCCATAGTCTCGCCTACATTTGCTGTCAATTGCAGGCTCATCAAAAATGgggaaaaatttataaaaaaattcctcTAGATGCTatcttatgattttaaaaagcttctgtccaataTTGGTAACAATATCGCTCACCTgtaattttttacttaaatctttcatcaatgattattttcgcttttcaatatatattaatgagtggcttaaaaattccatttaaatgttttttgcatccgtcatatttttttcaaaagcaaaaatGCACTTTACCTCTATTttccattttagccatagtggCTTTGTTTTTTGACGTAAAAggacataaaatacaaaatttatactactaagatactctgaaactccaGTTTGGGTGAAATTGattcagcagtttcaaaggagaagatttttcgaAGTAAACAAACTAGATGAActaattgtgaaaaattgtctttaaagggcaataaccccttaaggtgtcaattgacaatttggtaatattaacttatttgtagatcttaatttgctgaacatttttgttattttcagttGGTCTTTATCGTTAATAATATATTCAAgatataaataaccaaaaactgcgaaatttcctaaaaataaccaatttagtggcagcaacctAATAATGGGTTgttagattcatctgaaaatttcatggctgATAGaacttgacctaatgaacatttttacctcaCATTAGATTTGCTCAAAATGCCTTAGTGTTTgtgatgaaaaacaaaaacacaaaaaaaactgccaaaaactgtatttacctctttgttttatttttggcaatGGCAGTCATGATTTTTAatgaatcagaaaataaaacacaaacttaattttagataccctaataatcATTCAGCTTAAGTTTAAAAGGAATTGGttctgtagtttcagagaaggagatgtttgaaatagtttacatcAGACGGACAACGACGGACGATGACTGACGACGACGGTGAGCAAAAAATCAAGGATGGTTTATGAATCTaatgaatgtttttaaaactttaactgcagactgtatgtattgttaactggaagaataaacagctgcgccatgagcgcatgatatgCCCGTTAAGTTTTCAAAGAATATAGTTCAATAACTTCtcaatttcatatcaaaaatttataaaaaaaactaaagggaGGTTATTGTTACACATATAAATCAGTCAgcaaagtttaataaaaattgctCAAGCACGTTAAGGAtattgtccgaaaactggaaaatccccctttttgtaatgaataaaacccaaaactcagaaacgtaaaatctaaaatttataaaaaacgagagggagctcacgtcaatagatataaacatttcaccaaagtttcatacaAATTGGTTAAAGCGTTTTTGAGTAAATATCTGACATGTTGATGACAGACGTACAGACAGACGGATGGAGGATCAACTGTATACCAAAAATACGTTTAAACGGACGTATAAAAGCAAAGTTCATCTATAAGTAATATACGGgaaaacaagaaatattttttttacaaaatgtccttctagatactagctcttcatcataaacaagtttcgtataaaaacgtaattaaatttttaaaaattttaaccacagagtgaatgttatgttaacTGGCAGAAAATCAGAGtgcaattaaaagtaaaatacaaattaacagattgttttttttacaaaattttcatgattactaacaagcttctgtccaagtttgttaGAGATCcagaatattttaagaaagttactaaaattttaaaaactcacAGAGTCACGGACTGGTATTGTTAACTGGCAGTAGaactaagttcatttataagtaaaatacggatgaacaagatttttattttttacaatattttcttctagatactatcttatgatcataaacaatgacaaaaaaagcTTCAagctgtccaagtttggtacaaatccaacTTACTAAAATTTCAAGGacatacaaaaactttatttttttctacatttgaaaatgcctgtaccaagtcaggaatataacagttcttgtccattcgtttttgatgcgttatgctttttgattttgccatgtgattatggactttccaaattgattttcctctgagttcagtattttttgtgattttacttttaaccaCAGGGTCAATATTTGTGGAAGCTGCCGACGACAGAATGTAGAATTGCCTTGTATCGTTTTTTCCGACAAAAGTCGGAGGGTCAacaataaatggggaatgtgtccatcgGACACAGATGAAGCCCCTgtttgcatatcatataaagttaaaaagagacataactgaagaacggtaaaagtgtcactacccaaatttgtaattgatctgagttttgtagTAATAagtcttgtgtacaatttttataacatttggtttaggcaaactaaaattaaagaacgaaaatgaaaaattcctcaacttttccatttgtaaagggcaTACCTCTAGAACGGTTGAAGTGACgacaccaaaattcaaacttggtctgttttttgtggtaataagcattgtttgtaagtttcataacatttagttgaggcaaactaacGTGTTATTTCGGAAACAAACTTTGGGACGTACTGATGGACAAGGATAAAATTTAATGCCCCCTCTCCTACGGGGaacatacaaatacatttcaaatacatttgttatattCAGGAAATAATGGGTGCAAATAATCATTTGCCAGGTTATGGATTATTCTCaccttttgaaatataaaatttcatacaaaaaagGTTTACGCCAATGACATTTGTTGCAAGATAAAAAGAATTTTTGCATGCTTTGGTACATTcaattagaaatatcaaaacTAACCAAAAATAACTTACACCAAATTGCAAGTCTAACTGTCTAATGAGCTATTAGACAGAATTTAATATCAGAATCCAAAACTAAGCAACATGGTTTTATTACATATAATGTTTTTAGCAATGCATAGTAAAAGTATTTTGAGAGTTATTTTACATTTAGTAATGTTTATGGTCAATACGTTAAATGTTTTGTGAAATCATAATGCTGTTTGGTATACACATCACATTTTATTATCTAGTTCGTCTCTTTAATAAACAACAACCTTGGTATGATTTTCTCTTCTAGCTAGCAATTGTATTTAATGATAGCAggttaattttgtttaattatataataagcAGAATAGttctattgatttattttatcatgttcgCCGAACTTTTAGAgaatattatttctatttttttgcaACAAATGTACAATATTGTTATGATTCTCTCTCCTTGCAATATCTAGTGGTGTTAGTCCTCTCCATTTAATGTTACAATCTGCTTCATGTTTTAACAATAATTCAACAATCTCTATATAACCTCTATAACAAGCTATAAATATAGGGGATTCTCCTGTTCCTTTACACTTATTAATGTCagccttattgtttattaacatctgtACTACTTCAGTATGTCCTTCCTGACAAGCAAAGAACAGAGGTGATGCACCAGTATCTTGACACTTATTAATGTCagccttattgtttattaacatctgtACTACGTCAGTATGTCCATTCTGACAAGCAAAGAACAGAGATGATGCTCCATCATTACCACATTTATTAATGTCagccttattgtttattaacatctgtACTACTTCAGTGTGTCCTTCCTGACAAGCAATGAGCAGAGGTGATGCTCCATCATTGTCTCTACACTTATTAATGTCggccttattgtttattaacatctgtACTACTTCAGTATGTCCATTCTGACAAGCAAAGAACAGAGATGATGCTCCATCATTACCACATTTATTAATGTCagccttattgtttattaacatctgtACTACTTCAGTGTGTCCTTCCTGACAAGCAATGAGCAGAGGTGATGCTCCATCATTATCTCTACACTTATTAATGTCggccttattgtttattaacatctgtACTACTTCAGTATGTCCATTCTGACAAGCAATGAACAGAGGTGATGCACCAGTATCTTGACACTTATTAATGTCagccttattgtttattaacatctgtACTACGTCAGTATGTCCATTCTGACAAGCAAAGCACAGAGATGATGCTCCATCATGTACACACTTATTAATGTCagccttattgtttattaacatctgtACTACTTCAGTATGTCCTTTCTGACAAGCAATGTACAGAGGTGATGCTCCATTATCTCTACACTTATTAATGTCagccttattgtttattaacatctgtACTACTTCAGTATGTCCAGTCTGACAAGCAATGAACAGAGGTGATGCTCCAGTATCTCTACACTTATTAATATCagccttattgtttattaacatctgtACTACTTCAGTATGTCCATTCTGACAAGCCAAGAACATAGGTGATGCTCCATCTATACGACAATGTTTTACATTACTGTTACAATGATTTAAACACCATGCAACCAGATCAATATCTCCTATATAACAACTATGTATTAATGGAGTGTCTTGATATTGTGTGTCATATAGACTAGCCAATTGTTTCTGTTTTGATATTTCTAATCCTTTTAAATGTACAAGGATTCTTTGTCTGAAGATTTGATCATCCATATTGATGTTACAGAAGACATCTACTATCTTTCCTCTCAACCAGTCATATATCAatctatttatatacatttgctGATATCTTTCTGATACATCTATTAAAAATTCAtctcttttgtcttttttttcaaaaacaaaccTTTCACGAATAAAATGACTTGAAGCATtattaattaaacaataaatcatAACACTGCCAAAGTAAAAAGCAAGAAAGTCAAACAGCTTGTCATGAATAGTTCTGTACACTTCACCATCCTTTCTGATAAACGTATGAGTTAGTGAATCCAGCTCATCACGAATAACTAACCGGGATGTTCCTTTCCCCACTTTACAAGCTTCATATGTGttctttataattgttttgatatCTTTATCGACATCTTCTGTGAGCCATTCTTCTTTAATATGATTGTTAAACATAACACATAGAGCAAGTGCACAGTACTTGACATACGCTCCTTCTAGCTGTATTTTATCTATCTCTTCTTTATAAACTGTAAATGGATTCTGAAAGAAATCTACTATTCTAAGATTTGTGTTTTTGCTGTACAATTGACATAAAAGAGGAAAACAGTCAAACATGTCATAAAATTCCCTGATCTTATAGGCGTTTGTTTTTAAGTAAAGTTCAGCAATagattgtttttctgtttctaATAAGTGTTTATCTTCTGACAAAAGATTACATTCACAGGACTGATCAAAAGAtaaagatttcattttttcatccTTAAAAACCTGAAGTCTACAAGACATGATTAATTtgactggttttttttctattaatgttttgattttttccatCAGATTTTTCCAGCTTTCTAACTTCATAGGATTTATGGTATATGTTCCACAAAAGTCATCAACAACAAACAGGATTTTCTTACTTGGATTGTACCACTTGATAATTTTTTCAGGGTTTGTTACGGGTAAAATATCATAGCCGCCTTCTTGCATTCGTAAAGCAACATGACGCATCAATGATGATTTTCCTGTTCCCGAACTTCCGGTGACAACAACACAACTattttctttgatacattttaGTACATTCTTTGCTCCATTTGtttctataaacattttgtcatCCTCTGTCCAAGTTTCTAATTCCTCTTTAATTTGACCTAAAAAGAAagaatttgatatttctttaaaatttacaattattttgagACTTGACTTCTGTGATTTTGCCATACTGATATGTACTCATATAccttataaaatttataaaactttaggACTTGAGCTTACATGATTAAAAGTTATTCCTCAATAAAAGATATAATGTGTTTTTGATCTAAACAAtatctttttatagaaaaagcatTCTGTAAGTATTGCATGGCAAGATATTAGTCCCCTACCGGttaaaaattattgtattaaaacaaaattctaacttgatctataacttgtcatggtgtaaACTATATCATTGTATATTACAAATATCAAGTTAATATCTTCAagaatgaccaaaaaaaaaacgtgcGGAAAACTGATTATGTTAGTGAATTTTCTAACTCCAAGGACCATtactctgcacaaaatcatcagaccggaacaaaattcaaatttgaactGTTAAACTGTAACATGTCatgacaagagtgcacacactgaaatgtcttgccttcttttcttatcattgatattatgttggaagtcctaaatataaagctttactacaactatcacatgAACTTAACTTGATCCAAtaaaatgaggtcacggtcaTATAAAACAGACAAGAAATACATgtgtgcaggaatttctcgctacattgaagacctgttgttttttctatggtcgggttgttgtctctttgactttGACACATTACAATCATTCAGTACACTAACATGACTAAGtttagttgacctattgcttatagtttctaagaaacagacttaaccaagaaaactaaacattgactaatgaactatgaaattaagatcaaggtcagatgaaccatgccaggcagacatgtacagcttacaattcgccatacaacaaatatagttaacctacatgtattgtttatagtttaagaaaaacagaccaaaatacaataaaatgctCCGCTGGGCGCAGCTtgatacgaccacagaggttgaaccctgaacagttggggcaagtatggacacaccattcaagcttgatacagctctgaatttggattgtgattaaatattttacacagcataggtttctgtcacagaatgaatgtggtctaagaacttaaacatattaaattaacCTATTAttgtccaatatccaaaattgaaatacatggttagattcagcatatcaaagaatcccaagaattaaatttttgatgaaatcaaacaaagttaaattttggacccttttgacctcaatgtagaccaatttgataacctgGCCAAAATatcaacaagagtgcacatgctgaaatgtctcgccttc from Mytilus trossulus isolate FHL-02 chromosome 8, PNRI_Mtr1.1.1.hap1, whole genome shotgun sequence includes the following:
- the LOC134727918 gene encoding uncharacterized protein LOC134727918 — its product is MAKSQKSSLKIIVNFKEISNSFFLGQIKEELETWTEDDKMFIETNGAKNVLKCIKENSCVVVTGSSGTGKSSLMRHVALRMQEGGYDILPVTNPEKIIKWYNPSKKILFVVDDFCGTYTINPMKLESWKNLMEKIKTLIEKKPVKLIMSCRLQVFKDEKMKSLSFDQSCECNLLSEDKHLLETEKQSIAELYLKTNAYKIREFYDMFDCFPLLCQLYSKNTNLRIVDFFQNPFTVYKEEIDKIQLEGAYVKYCALALCVMFNNHIKEEWLTEDVDKDIKTIIKNTYEACKVGKGTSRLVIRDELDSLTHTFIRKDGEVYRTIHDKLFDFLAFYFGSVMIYCLINNASSHFIRERFVFEKKDKRDEFLIDVSERYQQMYINRLIYDWLRGKIVDVFCNINMDDQIFRQRILVHLKGLEISKQKQLASLYDTQYQDTPLIHSCYIGDIDLVAWCLNHCNSNVKHCRIDGASPMFLACQNGHTEVVQMLINNKADINKCRDTGASPLFIACQTGHTEVVQMLINNKADINKCRDNGASPLYIACQKGHTEVVQMLINNKADINKCVHDGASSLCFACQNGHTDVVQMLINNKADINKCQDTGASPLFIACQNGHTEVVQMLINNKADINKCRDNDGASPLLIACQEGHTEVVQMLINNKADINKCGNDGASSLFFACQNGHTEVVQMLINNKADINKCRDNDGASPLLIACQEGHTEVVQMLINNKADINKCGNDGASSLFFACQNGHTDVVQMLINNKADINKCQDTGASPLFFACQEGHTEVVQMLINNKADINKCKGTGESPIFIACYRGYIEIVELLLKHEADCNIKWRGLTPLDIARRENHNNIVHLLQKNRNNIL